One part of the Sneathia vaginalis genome encodes these proteins:
- a CDS encoding oligopeptide ABC transporter substrate-binding protein → MNKRGFKLAAAMLACILSVVACGPGQRKSDKAFNGPDESKFPLTYESKDKEIKGGVYKVGVSNPNPIKGIFSPVLQNDEVDFYFSTYFDAPLFENDENFDVTDKGLAKLDIDTDNKTVTVTLKDNLKWDDGQPMTIDDYIYTYEVVGNKDYTGVRYDNGMAKIVGMEDYHEGKADSIKGLEKLSDTAVKIHFEEMSPVMRKGLGGLCSNIIPKHILSKIPIKDLEKSDPVRLHPVGAGPFKVVNVVPGESIECVPNPYYYRKDDMPKVDKLIVKVVPTSSVLSSMKNGEYDQYKGVTEDIYTEYKDFDNLVTLGRPALYYQYLGFNLGTWDKQKGECVPDKNAKMYDINLRKAMAYALDMDTVTKSFYNGLRTRANGVIPPIFKDVYDPTPTYTYNPEKAKEILDKAGYKDVNGDGIREDKNGKPLEIFFGMPASSDSAEPMAQKYIQDWKAVGLKVSLSGGRLIEGNSFFDRLQANDKGIDIWLAAWGVGTAMDLNGTYSIKSQFNFSRYSTPENEELINKVSSLEGLKDPEYRVKSIREWHKNYMNNVLGFLPVAFKFELTPYNKRVKFATMSIDPKVSEGKVMAVTAQQPYKSTK, encoded by the coding sequence ATGAATAAGAGAGGTTTTAAATTAGCAGCAGCGATGCTTGCGTGTATATTAAGTGTGGTAGCATGTGGACCAGGTCAAAGAAAATCAGATAAAGCTTTTAATGGACCAGATGAATCTAAATTTCCATTAACGTATGAATCAAAGGATAAAGAAATTAAAGGTGGAGTATATAAAGTTGGTGTATCAAATCCAAATCCTATTAAAGGAATATTCTCACCAGTATTGCAAAATGATGAAGTTGACTTTTATTTTTCAACATACTTTGATGCACCGTTATTTGAAAATGACGAAAACTTTGATGTAACAGATAAAGGATTAGCAAAATTAGATATTGATACAGATAATAAGACAGTTACTGTAACTTTAAAAGACAATTTAAAATGGGATGACGGACAACCTATGACTATAGATGACTATATTTACACTTATGAAGTAGTAGGTAATAAAGACTATACAGGTGTTAGATACGATAATGGTATGGCAAAGATTGTAGGTATGGAAGATTACCATGAAGGTAAGGCAGACTCTATAAAAGGATTAGAAAAACTAAGCGATACAGCTGTTAAAATACATTTTGAAGAAATGTCACCAGTTATGAGAAAAGGTCTAGGTGGATTATGTAGTAATATTATACCAAAACATATATTAAGTAAAATACCAATAAAAGACTTAGAAAAATCAGATCCTGTAAGATTACACCCAGTTGGTGCAGGTCCATTTAAGGTAGTTAATGTAGTTCCAGGTGAAAGTATAGAATGTGTACCAAATCCATACTACTACAGAAAAGATGATATGCCAAAAGTTGACAAATTAATAGTTAAAGTTGTTCCAACTTCATCAGTATTATCATCAATGAAAAATGGTGAATATGATCAATATAAGGGAGTAACTGAAGATATATATACAGAATATAAAGACTTTGATAACCTAGTAACTTTAGGTAGACCAGCTCTATATTATCAATACTTAGGATTCAACCTTGGAACATGGGATAAACAAAAAGGTGAATGTGTTCCAGATAAGAATGCAAAGATGTATGATATTAATTTAAGAAAAGCTATGGCTTATGCACTAGATATGGATACAGTAACAAAGAGCTTCTATAATGGTCTAAGAACAAGAGCAAATGGTGTTATCCCACCTATATTTAAAGATGTTTATGATCCAACTCCTACATATACATATAACCCTGAAAAGGCAAAAGAAATACTAGATAAAGCAGGATATAAAGATGTAAATGGAGATGGAATTAGAGAAGATAAGAATGGTAAACCATTAGAAATATTCTTTGGTATGCCAGCAAGTAGTGATTCTGCAGAACCTATGGCACAAAAATATATCCAAGACTGGAAAGCAGTTGGACTTAAAGTTAGCTTATCTGGAGGAAGATTAATAGAAGGAAATAGCTTCTTTGATAGATTACAAGCAAACGATAAGGGTATCGATATATGGCTTGCAGCATGGGGAGTTGGAACAGCAATGGACTTAAATGGTACATATAGTATTAAATCACAATTTAACTTCTCACGTTATTCAACACCTGAAAATGAAGAATTAATAAATAAGGTAAGCTCATTAGAAGGACTAAAAGACCCAGAATATAGAGTTAAATCTATTAGAGAATGGCATAAAAACTACATGAATAATGTATTAGGATTCTTACCAGTAGCATTTAAGTTTGAATTAACTCCATATAATAAGAGAGTTAAGTTTGCTACTATGTCAATAGACCCTAAGGTATCTGAAGGTAAAGTAATGGCAGTAACAGCACAACAACCATATAAATCAACTAAATAA
- a CDS encoding ABC transporter substrate-binding protein/permease, which yields MISLKKIILSFLLFLATLSCGTDNRKVLKVGMEVGYAPFNWFQESGENGAVKISSGYAGGYDVEIAKIIADKLDMKLEIVPSDWDSLLGPAVNSGKVDLVIAGMSPTDERKKSLDFTKSYYDSDIVVVVKKDGKFKDAKTLNDFKGARITGQLNTIHYDLINQLNGVKKMPAMDNFPSMVVALNSDKIDGYMAEKPSALSAKFSDPSITYANVEGFKYNKDEVNVAIGIKKGNKELVNKVNEALDGISKEKREKLMEFAIKHQPLGKDVKRSFIGWIVEILTTYSSKFLMGTLVTIFLAIFGTFVGGLIGMIVALVNTSKKNRVLKVINYIYVLVFRGTPMIVQAMIFYYGLGQIFGINLKPLVAAMIIISINTGAYLSEIFRGGIISIDTGQYEAAISLGFTHRQAMEYVVLPQAFRNVLPAIGNEFIVNIKDSSVLFAIGVTELYTVSKQIAGTNFRYYEVFIITCVIYFILTTVFSRLVAYMEQRLDG from the coding sequence ATGATTAGCTTGAAAAAAATTATTTTAAGTTTTCTTTTATTCCTTGCTACTTTATCATGTGGTACAGATAATAGAAAAGTTTTAAAAGTAGGAATGGAAGTAGGGTACGCACCTTTTAACTGGTTTCAAGAATCAGGTGAAAATGGTGCAGTAAAGATATCTTCAGGATATGCTGGAGGATATGACGTAGAAATTGCAAAGATAATTGCAGATAAACTTGATATGAAATTAGAAATTGTACCAAGTGACTGGGATTCATTATTAGGGCCAGCAGTTAATTCTGGTAAAGTCGATCTTGTTATAGCTGGTATGTCACCAACTGATGAAAGAAAGAAAAGTCTAGATTTTACAAAATCATATTATGATTCAGATATAGTGGTTGTAGTAAAAAAAGATGGTAAATTTAAAGATGCAAAGACATTAAATGATTTCAAAGGAGCTAGAATAACAGGACAATTAAATACTATACACTATGACTTGATTAATCAATTAAATGGTGTAAAGAAAATGCCAGCAATGGATAATTTTCCTAGCATGGTTGTAGCATTGAATTCAGATAAGATAGACGGATATATGGCTGAAAAACCAAGTGCATTATCTGCAAAGTTTTCTGATCCATCAATTACATATGCTAATGTTGAAGGATTTAAGTACAATAAAGATGAAGTTAATGTTGCTATTGGTATAAAAAAGGGTAATAAAGAACTTGTAAATAAGGTTAATGAAGCATTAGATGGAATAAGTAAAGAAAAAAGAGAAAAATTAATGGAATTTGCTATTAAGCATCAACCTTTAGGTAAAGATGTAAAGAGAAGCTTTATTGGTTGGATAGTAGAAATATTAACTACATACAGCAGTAAGTTTTTAATGGGTACATTGGTTACAATATTCTTAGCAATATTTGGAACTTTTGTAGGTGGACTAATAGGTATGATAGTAGCATTAGTTAATACAAGTAAGAAAAATAGGGTACTAAAGGTTATAAACTACATTTATGTGTTGGTATTTAGGGGAACACCGATGATAGTACAAGCAATGATATTTTACTATGGATTAGGGCAAATATTTGGTATTAACTTAAAACCATTAGTTGCTGCTATGATAATAATCTCAATAAATACAGGTGCATATTTATCAGAAATATTCAGAGGTGGAATAATTTCTATAGATACAGGTCAGTATGAAGCAGCAATATCATTAGGATTTACTCACAGACAAGCTATGGAATATGTAGTTTTACCACAAGCATTTAGAAATGTATTGCCAGCAATAGGAAATGAATTTATAGTAAATATAAAGGACTCATCAGTTCTTTTTGCGATAGGTGTAACAGAACTATATACAGTATCAAAACAAATTGCAGGAACAAACTTTAGATATTATGAAGTATTTATCATTACTTGTGTAATATACTTCATATTAACAACTGTATTTAGTCGTTTAGTAGCATATATGGAACAAAGATTAGATGGGTGA
- a CDS encoding amino acid ABC transporter ATP-binding protein — protein MILKIEDLKKKYKDKEVLKGINFSVEKGEVISIIGPSGGGKSTLLRCINLLETPTSGNIYFKDEKISATEKYRQQVGMVFQNFNLFNNLTVIENCILAPKKLLNLSDKEARDQAKRYLEKVGMLDFINARPKSLSGGQKQRVAIARALCMKPEILLFDEPTSALDPEMVSEVLKIIVSLAKEGMTMLVVTHEMSFSKNVSDRILFMQNGVIAADIKPSEVEKNERVREFMEKD, from the coding sequence ATGATATTAAAAATAGAGGATTTAAAGAAAAAATATAAGGATAAAGAAGTTTTAAAGGGTATAAACTTTAGTGTTGAAAAAGGTGAGGTTATAAGCATAATAGGACCATCTGGAGGTGGAAAATCTACACTTTTACGTTGTATAAATTTACTTGAAACACCTACTAGTGGTAATATATATTTTAAAGATGAAAAGATAAGTGCAACTGAAAAGTATAGACAACAAGTAGGAATGGTATTCCAAAACTTTAATTTATTTAATAATCTAACAGTTATAGAAAATTGCATATTAGCACCTAAAAAATTATTAAATTTAAGTGATAAAGAAGCAAGAGATCAAGCAAAAAGATATTTAGAAAAGGTTGGTATGCTAGACTTTATTAACGCAAGACCTAAAAGTTTATCTGGTGGTCAAAAACAAAGAGTCGCAATAGCAAGAGCATTATGTATGAAGCCAGAGATTCTATTATTCGATGAACCAACATCAGCACTAGATCCAGAAATGGTATCAGAAGTATTAAAAATCATTGTTTCACTAGCAAAAGAAGGTATGACAATGTTAGTTGTTACTCATGAAATGAGCTTTTCAAAGAATGTATCTGATAGAATATTATTCATGCAAAATGGAGTGATCGCAGCAGATATTAAACCTAGCGAAGTGGAAAAGAATGAAAGAGTAAGAGAGTTTATGGAAAAAGATTAA
- a CDS encoding S1 RNA-binding domain-containing protein, with protein sequence MSDMSFEQLLNDYLPGDYKSGAVVEATITRKDVDYSFLDISSKLEGRIRSFEISDLNVGDKVSVQVIRTEEDFVIVSKLALDRVRELENYNVSDVVSGTVIKQIKGGYNVKVKNVNAFLPLSLSGAKGNEIVGKTFDFLIKEKTKKGITLSRTDLARKEVLDFINTLQLGDVVKAKVKEILDFGAILELGPTTGLLHISELSWGQTKDIKSVLSVGQEVEVKIIELNKEKAKIKFSIKQLTPDPWLTTREKYKVGEKRTGVVKEILDFGLVINIDGTNDEGFMHISDINYRKFFKLDKNFKVGDKITFVIEQLNDEKQRISLSAKAILDELWENIDDIISIGDIVKGKVLFAQDYGMFVEMDNRLEAFIRRNEYAWTKSELTVFNENDEIEFRIIDIDKENKKISGSIKEMYISPWVEAMEQYKVGQVLDLTVTDKLEGGLLVELTERFKGLIPQREVVGDYKVGDTITATIIDSNEKKSSIILSEKRVKENEQKSEMNELMKKYGANE encoded by the coding sequence ATGAGCGATATGAGTTTTGAACAACTATTAAACGACTACCTTCCAGGGGACTATAAATCTGGAGCAGTAGTTGAAGCTACTATTACAAGAAAGGATGTTGATTATTCTTTTCTAGATATTAGTAGTAAACTAGAAGGGAGAATCAGATCATTTGAAATAAGCGACTTGAATGTTGGTGATAAAGTTTCTGTACAAGTCATCAGAACTGAGGAAGACTTCGTAATAGTATCTAAATTAGCTCTTGATAGAGTTCGTGAACTTGAAAATTACAATGTTTCAGATGTAGTTTCAGGAACTGTTATTAAACAAATCAAGGGTGGATATAACGTAAAGGTTAAGAATGTTAATGCCTTCTTACCACTTTCACTTTCAGGTGCAAAAGGAAATGAAATTGTAGGTAAAACTTTTGATTTCTTAATTAAAGAAAAAACAAAGAAGGGAATCACATTATCTAGAACTGACCTAGCGAGAAAAGAAGTTTTAGACTTCATTAACACTTTACAACTTGGTGATGTTGTTAAGGCTAAAGTAAAAGAAATACTTGATTTTGGTGCTATACTTGAATTAGGTCCTACTACAGGTCTATTACACATATCTGAACTAAGTTGGGGACAAACAAAAGATATTAAATCTGTTCTTTCAGTTGGACAAGAAGTAGAAGTTAAAATTATTGAATTAAATAAAGAAAAAGCTAAAATTAAATTTAGTATAAAGCAATTAACACCAGATCCTTGGCTTACAACTAGAGAAAAATACAAGGTAGGAGAAAAGAGAACTGGAGTAGTAAAAGAAATACTTGATTTTGGTTTAGTAATTAACATAGATGGTACAAATGATGAAGGATTCATGCACATCTCTGATATTAATTACAGAAAATTCTTTAAACTAGATAAAAACTTTAAAGTTGGAGATAAAATTACTTTTGTTATTGAACAATTAAATGATGAAAAACAAAGAATATCTCTTAGTGCAAAAGCTATTTTAGATGAATTATGGGAAAACATTGATGATATTATCAGTATAGGAGATATAGTTAAAGGTAAAGTCCTATTTGCTCAAGACTATGGAATGTTTGTTGAAATGGATAATAGATTAGAAGCATTTATTCGTAGAAATGAATATGCATGGACTAAGAGTGAATTAACTGTATTCAACGAAAATGATGAAATTGAATTTAGAATTATAGATATAGACAAAGAAAACAAGAAAATATCTGGTTCTATAAAAGAAATGTACATCTCACCTTGGGTTGAAGCTATGGAACAATACAAGGTTGGACAAGTTCTAGATTTAACTGTTACAGATAAACTTGAAGGTGGTCTATTAGTTGAATTAACTGAAAGATTTAAAGGTTTAATACCTCAAAGAGAAGTTGTTGGTGATTACAAAGTTGGTGATACAATAACAGCAACTATAATCGATTCAAATGAAAAGAAATCATCTATCATCCTTTCTGAAAAAAGAGTTAAAGAAAACGAACAAAAATCAGAAATGAATGAATTAATGAAAAAATATGGTGCAAACGAATAG
- a CDS encoding HPr family phosphocarrier protein, translating into MKSIKLKIKNEQGLHARPSTKFVNFTENFNGDISVIANGERVDGKNIMGLMLLSLGLGDEFVVEANSITGNEKDEIDILSKLKNLVEVLKFNE; encoded by the coding sequence ATGAAAAGTATTAAATTAAAAATTAAGAACGAACAAGGTCTTCACGCAAGACCATCAACTAAATTTGTTAATTTTACCGAAAATTTCAATGGAGATATATCAGTAATCGCTAACGGTGAAAGGGTGGACGGTAAAAATATTATGGGTCTTATGCTTTTATCATTAGGTTTAGGCGATGAGTTTGTTGTAGAAGCCAATTCTATAACTGGAAATGAAAAAGATGAAATTGATATTTTAAGTAAATTGAAGAATCTAGTAGAAGTCTTGAAATTCAATGAGTAA
- a CDS encoding AmiS/UreI family transporter, protein MFGLILIYVGLVLINNGLAGVIGFDKKATAVLNLICGCIIFFFNVVSAVLLVTSGAQSTSFFGPAVGFLFAITYFFLFANTVFSLDVRPFGYFCLFVCINALIAAYLDKANLYALLIWIAWAFFWFLGFVECSLNKSLGKFSSYVAIAEGIFTGWLPGLLILLGLWSW, encoded by the coding sequence ATGTTTGGTTTAATTTTGATTTATGTAGGGCTAGTTTTAATAAATAATGGATTAGCAGGAGTAATAGGGTTTGATAAAAAAGCAACAGCTGTATTAAACTTAATTTGTGGTTGTATAATATTTTTCTTTAATGTAGTATCAGCCGTACTTTTAGTAACAAGTGGAGCACAAAGTACTTCATTTTTCGGACCAGCAGTAGGATTCTTATTCGCAATAACATACTTTTTCCTATTTGCAAATACAGTATTTTCATTAGATGTAAGACCATTTGGATATTTTTGCCTATTCGTATGTATTAACGCATTAATAGCAGCATATCTTGATAAAGCAAATTTATATGCACTTTTAATATGGATAGCTTGGGCATTCTTCTGGTTCTTAGGTTTTGTTGAATGTAGTTTGAATAAGAGTTTAGGTAAGTTTTCATCATATGTTGCAATAGCTGAAGGTATATTTACAGGATGGCTTCCAGGATTATTAATCTTATTAGGTTTATGGAGTTGGTAA
- the thiI gene encoding tRNA uracil 4-sulfurtransferase ThiI produces the protein MNINITKIDAIGLGYGELVLKGKNRGTFERNIKKRLKNKLNNLSFETTLSNDMSKEFILFPKGNAKEVLEAIKNVFGINSLFLTEKVEKDIDKIKEKVLEVANEVYDNGAKNFKVEVNRADKTFPINSIDFAKELGGHILVNSKFTDVKMKDPDLLIYVDIRKDVYVYTEKRKAYGGLPLGSAGHGLSLISGGIDSPVASFLMAKRGMKMSYVTFHSFPFTSQKALDKIEELVRILTQYNGASAFFKMNILKMQDAIKKYTNVDYTTILTRRCMMKLAQRLANENEYKALVTGESLGQVASQTLCGLTCTNASVDLPVFRPLIGQDKIEIMEKASEIGTYEKSIEPYEDSCSMFAPKHPVTNPKIEDVLREEAKIENYDEIMNEIYMNKEMVIVR, from the coding sequence ATGAACATAAATATTACGAAGATTGATGCCATAGGTTTAGGATATGGTGAATTAGTTTTAAAAGGTAAAAATAGAGGTACATTTGAGAGAAACATAAAGAAAAGACTTAAGAATAAATTAAATAATTTATCTTTTGAAACTACTTTATCAAATGATATGTCAAAAGAGTTTATACTTTTCCCTAAGGGTAATGCAAAAGAAGTATTGGAAGCAATAAAGAATGTATTTGGTATAAACAGCCTATTTTTAACTGAAAAAGTAGAAAAAGATATAGATAAAATAAAGGAAAAAGTCTTAGAAGTAGCAAATGAAGTATACGATAATGGAGCAAAGAATTTTAAAGTAGAAGTAAATAGAGCAGATAAGACTTTTCCAATAAACTCTATAGATTTTGCAAAAGAATTAGGTGGTCATATATTAGTAAATTCAAAATTTACTGATGTAAAAATGAAAGATCCAGACCTATTAATCTATGTAGATATTAGAAAAGATGTATATGTATATACAGAAAAAAGAAAAGCCTATGGAGGTTTACCACTAGGAAGTGCAGGACATGGACTATCGCTTATCTCAGGAGGTATAGATAGTCCAGTTGCCTCATTTTTAATGGCAAAAAGAGGAATGAAAATGTCTTATGTAACTTTTCATAGCTTCCCATTTACATCACAAAAGGCATTAGATAAGATAGAAGAATTAGTGCGTATATTAACACAATATAATGGGGCTAGTGCATTTTTCAAGATGAACATATTAAAAATGCAAGATGCTATAAAAAAATATACGAATGTAGACTATACTACTATTTTAACAAGAAGATGTATGATGAAGTTAGCACAAAGACTGGCAAATGAAAATGAATATAAGGCATTGGTTACAGGTGAAAGTTTGGGACAAGTAGCATCACAAACATTGTGTGGACTTACATGTACTAATGCTAGTGTAGACTTACCAGTATTTAGACCATTAATAGGACAAGATAAGATAGAAATAATGGAAAAAGCTAGTGAAATAGGGACATATGAAAAGTCAATAGAACCTTATGAAGATTCATGTAGTATGTTTGCACCAAAACATCCTGTTACTAATCCTAAAATAGAAGATGTTTTAAGAGAAGAAGCAAAAATAGAAAATTATGATGAAATAATGAATGAAATATACATGAATAAAGAAATGGTAATAGTTAGATAG
- a CDS encoding YhjD/YihY/BrkB family envelope integrity protein → MKKIIKSLSRNFVNAKIGDLATNLTYVSFISIFPLVAVVMGLSKGFGLDRLLVNRLKEYVPSSETQLNYILEVAEKLINSLNSSVLSGVGLVIILWSVINLLMILEKSINIVWQVRENRNLSRRIINYIAIIFIIPIVLLLLIGTNDKILQILSSFSKIGIFTIVIMNILKLLIMISIVTFMYYAVPNTYVSLKSSVISATTVILTLLVLSNFYGFVQNSISKYNAIYGSLAFVPLFLVWVRYLWIIVLTGVQLTYILDSKDFSFENKINILSKKSLCIQVYALIVSRFFENKNPYSVKQISDKLGINIQLILHTLRCLENMGYVVKLERRTLFYQVNINPENITIKDVLEKFEKKDSKTLTNIQLYQEYPVDTLIKDVWKEKNANN, encoded by the coding sequence ATGAAAAAGATTATTAAGTCATTATCGAGAAATTTTGTTAATGCAAAAATAGGGGATTTAGCAACGAATTTAACATATGTTTCTTTCATTTCTATATTCCCCCTAGTTGCTGTTGTTATGGGACTATCAAAAGGATTTGGACTAGATAGACTCTTAGTTAATAGGTTAAAAGAATATGTACCAAGTTCTGAAACACAGTTGAACTATATACTAGAAGTTGCAGAAAAGTTGATAAACTCATTAAATTCTAGTGTATTATCAGGTGTTGGTTTGGTTATTATATTATGGTCAGTAATTAATTTGTTGATGATATTAGAAAAATCAATAAATATTGTATGGCAAGTTAGGGAAAATAGAAATCTATCAAGAAGGATAATAAACTACATTGCAATAATATTTATTATTCCCATAGTACTATTACTACTAATAGGTACAAATGATAAAATATTACAAATTCTATCATCATTTAGTAAAATAGGGATTTTTACTATAGTTATAATGAACATATTAAAACTTTTAATTATGATAAGTATAGTAACCTTTATGTATTACGCAGTACCTAATACCTATGTAAGTTTAAAATCTTCTGTTATATCTGCAACAACAGTAATATTAACCTTATTAGTACTTAGTAATTTTTATGGTTTCGTACAAAATAGCATATCAAAATACAATGCAATATATGGAAGTTTGGCATTTGTACCACTATTTCTTGTTTGGGTCAGATATTTATGGATAATAGTTCTAACAGGTGTACAATTAACATATATTTTAGATAGTAAAGATTTTAGCTTTGAGAATAAGATAAATATCTTGAGCAAAAAAAGCCTATGTATACAGGTATATGCTTTAATAGTAAGTAGATTCTTTGAGAATAAGAATCCATATTCTGTAAAGCAAATAAGTGATAAATTGGGTATAAACATACAATTGATTTTACACACACTTAGATGCCTTGAAAATATGGGATATGTTGTTAAGCTTGAAAGAAGAACGCTCTTTTATCAAGTAAATATTAATCCAGAAAATATTACTATAAAAGACGTATTAGAAAAATTTGAAAAGAAAGATTCTAAAACTCTTACAAATATACAACTTTATCAGGAATATCCAGTTGATACTTTAATAAAAGATGTATGGAAGGAGAAAAATGCTAATAATTAG
- the rmuC gene encoding DNA recombination protein RmuC, with the protein MLIISLMLFVVILLLAYLIYINSKKDLKYEITEKIVDKNNEIKEGITKNIFDNKKDIIEQLNLFKDNARETIDNNMDNLTKKLEDKLKDSNSISLDIVKNMTTFKEDIHKNIDELINKNIEKLDTNSKNITSFKEEIRNEIYKNLDILLKRVEEKLEQSNKLDKNTKDSINNFKEIVSLKLEESLKEGFKKSNETFASVLERLSKIDEAQKNIDKLSQNVLELQKVLTDKKLRGNFGEVQLSQILYNVFGEKGKLYDLQYAMKEKKVVDAIIFSKEPLGLLPIDSKFPLENFNRIQEGLDARKSFVDDVKKHIDDISNKYVVIQNLNQAIMFIPSEAVYIYILSSCPELINYSYEKKVWIASPTTLMAIATTIQLSIINIEKNENAENLYESLRILAPEFKRYKERWTTLIKDFEKIEKDMKELSTTSKKIGDKFEKINTAQ; encoded by the coding sequence ATGCTAATAATTAGCTTGATGCTTTTCGTTGTAATTTTACTTTTAGCATATTTAATATATATCAATAGTAAGAAGGACTTAAAGTATGAGATAACAGAAAAAATAGTCGATAAGAACAATGAAATAAAAGAAGGAATAACTAAAAATATTTTTGATAATAAAAAGGATATTATAGAACAACTGAATTTATTCAAAGATAATGCTAGAGAAACTATTGATAATAATATGGATAATCTTACAAAAAAATTAGAAGATAAATTAAAAGATTCTAATAGTATAAGTCTTGATATAGTTAAAAATATGACTACTTTTAAAGAAGATATACATAAGAATATCGATGAATTGATAAATAAGAATATTGAAAAGTTAGATACAAATTCAAAAAATATTACAAGTTTTAAAGAAGAAATACGTAATGAGATATATAAGAACTTAGATATACTTCTAAAAAGAGTAGAGGAGAAATTAGAACAAAGTAATAAACTAGATAAAAATACTAAGGATAGTATAAATAATTTTAAAGAGATAGTAAGTTTAAAATTAGAAGAAAGTCTAAAAGAAGGATTTAAAAAATCTAATGAAACTTTCGCATCAGTTTTAGAACGTTTATCTAAAATAGATGAAGCACAGAAAAATATAGATAAATTATCACAAAATGTTTTAGAATTACAAAAAGTTCTGACTGATAAGAAACTTAGAGGTAATTTTGGTGAAGTTCAACTATCACAAATTCTATACAATGTATTTGGTGAAAAGGGAAAACTATATGATCTACAATACGCAATGAAAGAAAAAAAGGTTGTAGATGCTATTATCTTTTCTAAAGAACCTCTAGGGTTATTACCAATAGATTCTAAGTTTCCATTGGAAAATTTTAATAGAATACAAGAAGGGCTTGATGCTAGAAAGAGTTTTGTGGATGATGTAAAAAAACATATAGATGATATATCTAATAAATACGTTGTAATTCAAAACTTAAATCAAGCTATTATGTTTATACCTTCTGAGGCAGTATACATATATATTTTATCTAGTTGCCCAGAGCTTATTAACTATTCATATGAAAAGAAAGTGTGGATAGCATCGCCAACAACATTAATGGCAATAGCTACAACAATACAGTTGTCTATAATAAATATAGAAAAGAATGAAAATGCTGAAAATCTCTATGAAAGTTTGAGAATTTTAGCACCAGAATTTAAAAGATACAAAGAACGTTGGACTACCCTTATAAAAGATTTTGAAAAAATAGAAAAAGATATGAAGGAGTTAAGTACAACAAGTAAGAAAATAGGAGATAAATTTGAAAAAATTAACACAGCACAATAA
- a CDS encoding chromate transporter: MKKLTQHNKISLFKIFVSLLKINTFTFGGGYTIVPIIKQEFVENLNAMSEEEMMSCVSLSASVPGALAISTSYLVGYKLRGILGGITAVLASVLPCLVIISLISIAYHSFITNIYIKAILQAVGAMVSAILVVTVIKMIKKVEYKFIPLLVIMFILSYFFKIKLAILLVVSAVIGLIEGIRRC; the protein is encoded by the coding sequence TTGAAAAAATTAACACAGCACAATAAAATTTCATTATTTAAAATTTTTGTAAGTTTACTTAAAATTAATACTTTTACCTTTGGTGGAGGTTACACAATAGTCCCTATTATAAAACAAGAATTTGTAGAGAACTTAAATGCTATGAGTGAAGAAGAGATGATGAGTTGTGTATCATTATCAGCTAGTGTTCCAGGAGCTCTTGCAATATCTACATCATATTTGGTAGGGTATAAGTTAAGAGGAATATTAGGTGGTATTACTGCAGTATTAGCTTCTGTTTTACCATGTCTTGTAATTATTTCGTTGATTTCAATAGCTTATCATAGCTTTATAACCAATATATACATAAAAGCAATATTACAAGCAGTGGGTGCTATGGTTAGTGCAATACTGGTAGTTACTGTAATTAAGATGATAAAAAAAGTGGAATATAAGTTTATTCCCTTACTAGTAATAATGTTTATTCTAAGCTATTTCTTTAAAATTAAGCTTGCAATATTATTAGTAGTGTCAGCAGTAATAGGTTTAATAGAAGGGATTAGAAGATGTTAA